The proteins below come from a single Danio aesculapii chromosome 25, fDanAes4.1, whole genome shotgun sequence genomic window:
- the LOC130219606 gene encoding annexin A2-A-like, which translates to MGSSASKSIIEQSGSGSYYAARIGTAIKTKDKKSLIEILACRSNAEKEEIKTAYEGLFKKELEKDLDNSFLGDIKKLLLSLVTVIRDESCTTDEKYINEDARTLYDFQTKGTDMDKCITIMTQKNFHHLQKVFQIYMKYSQMESVDKKVKGDLKESFLMLGQCIDNTELNFATSMDQTDG; encoded by the exons TCGGGGTCCTACTATGCTGCCAGGATTGGCACCGCTATAAAAACTAAAG ACAAAAAGTCTCTGATTGAGATCCTCGCCTGTCGAAGCAATGCTGAGAAAGAGGAGATCAAAACAGCCTACGAGGGAT TGTTCAAGAAGGAATTGGAGAAGGATCTGGATAATAGTTTTTTAGGAGACATTAAGAAACTCCTGCTTTCTCTGGTTACG GTCATAAGAGATGAGTCTTGCACCACTGATGAAAAGTACATTAATGAAGATGCCAGA ACGCTGTATGACTTTCAAACCAAAGGCACTGATATGGACAAGTGCATCACCATCATGACACAGAAAAACTTTCACCACCTCCAGAAAG tgtttcaaatatacatgaAGTACAGCCAGATGGAGAGCGTCGACAAAAAGGTCAAAGGGGACCTGAAGGAGTCCTTCCTGATGCTTG GTCAGTGTATTGACAACACAGAGCTGAATTTCGCTACCTCGATG GATCAGACAGACGGATAA